In a single window of the Cervus elaphus chromosome 1, mCerEla1.1, whole genome shotgun sequence genome:
- the ARNTL gene encoding aryl hydrocarbon receptor nuclear translocator-like protein 1 isoform X2, with protein MADQRMDISSTISDFMSPGATDLLSSPLGTGGVDCNRKRKGSSTDYQESMDTDKDDPHGRLEYTEHQGRIKNAREAHSQIEKRRRDKMNSFIDELASLVPTCNAMSRKLDKLTVLRMAVQHMKTLRGATNPYTEANYKPTFLSDDELKHLILRAADGFLFVVGCDRGKILFVSESVFKILNYSQNDLIGQSLFDYLHPKDIAKVKEQLSSSDTAPRERLIDAKTGLPVKTDITPGPSRLCSGARRSFFCRMKCNRPSVKVEDKDFPSTCSKKKDRKSFCTIHSTGYLKSWPPTKMGLDEDNEPDNEGCNLSCLVAIGRLHSHMLPQPANGEIRVKSMEYVSRHAIDGKFVFVDQRATAILAYLPQELLGTSCYEYFHQDDIGHLAECHRQVLQTREKITTNCYKFKIKDGSFITLRSRWFSFMNPWTKEVEYIVSTNTVVLANVLEGGDPSFPQLTASPHSMDSMLPSGEDSSVVGGPKRTHPTVPGIPGGTRAGAGKIGRMIAEEIMEIHRIRGSSPSSCGSSPLNITSTPPPDASSPGGKKILNGGTPDIPSSGLLPGQAQENPGYPYSDSSSILGENPHIGIDMIDNDQGSSSPSNDEAAMAVIMSLLEADAGLGGPVDFSDLPWPL; from the exons ATGGCCGACCAGAGAATGGACATTTCTTCAACAATCAGTGACTTCATGTCCCCAGGTGCCACCGACCTCCTCTCCAGCCCTCTGGGCACCGGTGGCGTGGATTGCAACCGGAAACGCAAGGGCAGCTCCACAGACTACCA aGAAAGCATGGACACAGACAAAGATGACCCTCACGGAAG gtTAGAATACACAGAGCACCAAGGAAGAATCAAAAATGCAAG GGAAGCTCACAGTCAGATTGAAAAGAGGCGTCGGGATAAAATGAACAGTTTTATTGATGAACTGGCTTCTTTGGTACCAACGTGCAACGCGATGTCTAGGAAATTAGATAAACTTACTGTGCTGAGAATGGCTGTTCAGCACATGAAAACATTACGAG GTGCCACCAATCCATACACAGAAGCAAACTACAAGCCGACTTTTCTGTCAGATGATGAATTGAAACACCTTATTCTCAGG GCAGCAGATGGATTTTTGTTTGTCGTAGGATGTGACCGAGGGAAGATCCTCTTTGTGTCAGAGTCTGTCTTCAAGATCCTCAACTACAGCCAG AATGATCTGATTGGTCAGAGTTTGTTTGACTACCTGCATCCTAAAGATATCGCCAAAGTCAAGGAGCAGCTCTCCTCTTCTGACACTGCACCCCGGGAACGGCTCATAGATGCAAAAA CTGGACTTCCAGTTAAAACAGATATAACCCCTGGGCCATCTCGATTATGTTCTGGAGCACGGCGTTCTTTCTTCTGTAGGATGAAGTGTAACAGGCCTTCAGTAAAAGTGGAAGACAAGGATTTCCCCTCCACCTGCTCCAAGAAAAAAG ATcgaaaaagcttctgcacaatcCACAGCACAGGCTATCTGAAAAGCTGGCCGCCCACAAAGATGGGGCTGGACGAAGACAACGAGCCAGACAACGAGGGGTGTAACCTCAGCTGCCTCGTCGCCATCGGACGGCTGCACTCTCACATGCTTCCACAGCCGGCCAACGGGGAGATCAGGGTGAAGTCAATGGAGTATGTCTCCCGGCACGCGATAGACGGGAAGTTTGTTTTTGTAGACCAGAG ggCAACAGCTATTTTGGCATATTTACCACAGGAACTTCTAGGCACGTCGTGTTATGAGTATTTCCACCAAGACGACATAGGACATCTCGCAGAATGTCATAGGCAGG TTTTACAGACAAGAGAAAAAATTACCACTAATTGCTACAAGTTTAAAATCAAAGATGGTTCTTTCATCACACTACGGAGTCGGTGGTTCAGTTTCATGAACCCTTGGACCAAGGAAGTAGAGTACATTGTCTCCACCAACACCGTTGTTTT AGCCAACGTCCTGGAAGGCGGGGACCCCAGCTTCCCGCAGCTCACAGCGTCCCCCCACAGCATGGACAGCATGCTGCCCTCTGGAGAAG ATTCCTCTGTTGTAGGTGGCCCGAAGAGGACCCACCCCACTGTTCCAGGGATTCCAGGGGGaaccagggctggggcaggaaaaATAGGTCGCATGATTGCTGAAGAAATCATGGAAATCCACAG GATAAGAGGGTCATCGCCTTCCAGCTGTGGCTCCAGCCCATTGAACATCACAAGTACACCTCCCCCTGATGCCTCTTCTCCAGGAGGCAAGAAG attttaaaTGGAGGGACTCCAGACATTCCTTCCAGTGGCCTACTACCAGGGCAGGCTCAGGAGAATCCAGGTTATCCATATTCTGATAGTTCTTCTATTCTTG GTGAAAACCCTCACATAGGCATAGACATGATAGACAACGATCAAGGCTCAAGTAGTCCCAGTAATGATGAAGCAGCAATGGCTGTCATAATGAGCCTCTTGGAAGCAGATGCTGGGCTTGGTGGCCCTGTTGACTTTAGCGACTTGCCATGGCCGCTGTAA
- the ARNTL gene encoding aryl hydrocarbon receptor nuclear translocator-like protein 1 isoform X3, whose translation MADQRMDISSTISDFMSPGATDLLSSPLGTGGVDCNRKRKGSSTDYQESMDTDKDDPHGRLEYTEHQGRIKNAREAHSQIEKRRRDKMNSFIDELASLVPTCNAMSRKLDKLTVLRMAVQHMKTLRGATNPYTEANYKPTFLSDDELKHLILRAADGFLFVVGCDRGKILFVSESVFKILNYSQNDLIGQSLFDYLHPKDIAKVKEQLSSSDTAPRERLIDAKTGLPVKTDITPGPSRLCSGARRSFFCRMKCNRPSVKVEDKDFPSTCSKKKADRKSFCTIHSTGYLKSWPPTKMGLDEDNEPDNEGCNLSCLVAIGRLHSHMLPQPANGEIRVKSMEYVSRHAIDGKFVFVDQRATAILAYLPQELLGTSCYEYFHQDDIGHLAECHRQVLQTREKITTNCYKFKIKDGSFITLRSRWFSFMNPWTKEVEYIVSTNTVVLANVLEGGDPSFPQLTASPHSMDSMLPSGEGGPKRTHPTVPGIPGGTRAGAGKIGRMIAEEIMEIHRIRGSSPSSCGSSPLNITSTPPPDASSPGGKKILNGGTPDIPSSGLLPGQAQENPGYPYSDSSSILGENPHIGIDMIDNDQGSSSPSNDEAAMAVIMSLLEADAGLGGPVDFSDLPWPL comes from the exons ATGGCCGACCAGAGAATGGACATTTCTTCAACAATCAGTGACTTCATGTCCCCAGGTGCCACCGACCTCCTCTCCAGCCCTCTGGGCACCGGTGGCGTGGATTGCAACCGGAAACGCAAGGGCAGCTCCACAGACTACCA aGAAAGCATGGACACAGACAAAGATGACCCTCACGGAAG gtTAGAATACACAGAGCACCAAGGAAGAATCAAAAATGCAAG GGAAGCTCACAGTCAGATTGAAAAGAGGCGTCGGGATAAAATGAACAGTTTTATTGATGAACTGGCTTCTTTGGTACCAACGTGCAACGCGATGTCTAGGAAATTAGATAAACTTACTGTGCTGAGAATGGCTGTTCAGCACATGAAAACATTACGAG GTGCCACCAATCCATACACAGAAGCAAACTACAAGCCGACTTTTCTGTCAGATGATGAATTGAAACACCTTATTCTCAGG GCAGCAGATGGATTTTTGTTTGTCGTAGGATGTGACCGAGGGAAGATCCTCTTTGTGTCAGAGTCTGTCTTCAAGATCCTCAACTACAGCCAG AATGATCTGATTGGTCAGAGTTTGTTTGACTACCTGCATCCTAAAGATATCGCCAAAGTCAAGGAGCAGCTCTCCTCTTCTGACACTGCACCCCGGGAACGGCTCATAGATGCAAAAA CTGGACTTCCAGTTAAAACAGATATAACCCCTGGGCCATCTCGATTATGTTCTGGAGCACGGCGTTCTTTCTTCTGTAGGATGAAGTGTAACAGGCCTTCAGTAAAAGTGGAAGACAAGGATTTCCCCTCCACCTGCTCCAAGAAAAAAG CAGATcgaaaaagcttctgcacaatcCACAGCACAGGCTATCTGAAAAGCTGGCCGCCCACAAAGATGGGGCTGGACGAAGACAACGAGCCAGACAACGAGGGGTGTAACCTCAGCTGCCTCGTCGCCATCGGACGGCTGCACTCTCACATGCTTCCACAGCCGGCCAACGGGGAGATCAGGGTGAAGTCAATGGAGTATGTCTCCCGGCACGCGATAGACGGGAAGTTTGTTTTTGTAGACCAGAG ggCAACAGCTATTTTGGCATATTTACCACAGGAACTTCTAGGCACGTCGTGTTATGAGTATTTCCACCAAGACGACATAGGACATCTCGCAGAATGTCATAGGCAGG TTTTACAGACAAGAGAAAAAATTACCACTAATTGCTACAAGTTTAAAATCAAAGATGGTTCTTTCATCACACTACGGAGTCGGTGGTTCAGTTTCATGAACCCTTGGACCAAGGAAGTAGAGTACATTGTCTCCACCAACACCGTTGTTTT AGCCAACGTCCTGGAAGGCGGGGACCCCAGCTTCCCGCAGCTCACAGCGTCCCCCCACAGCATGGACAGCATGCTGCCCTCTGGAGAAG GTGGCCCGAAGAGGACCCACCCCACTGTTCCAGGGATTCCAGGGGGaaccagggctggggcaggaaaaATAGGTCGCATGATTGCTGAAGAAATCATGGAAATCCACAG GATAAGAGGGTCATCGCCTTCCAGCTGTGGCTCCAGCCCATTGAACATCACAAGTACACCTCCCCCTGATGCCTCTTCTCCAGGAGGCAAGAAG attttaaaTGGAGGGACTCCAGACATTCCTTCCAGTGGCCTACTACCAGGGCAGGCTCAGGAGAATCCAGGTTATCCATATTCTGATAGTTCTTCTATTCTTG GTGAAAACCCTCACATAGGCATAGACATGATAGACAACGATCAAGGCTCAAGTAGTCCCAGTAATGATGAAGCAGCAATGGCTGTCATAATGAGCCTCTTGGAAGCAGATGCTGGGCTTGGTGGCCCTGTTGACTTTAGCGACTTGCCATGGCCGCTGTAA
- the ARNTL gene encoding aryl hydrocarbon receptor nuclear translocator-like protein 1 isoform X5 has translation MSFLLKFTGQIWGAWWLEVRCPLGDAMSNIESMDTDKDDPHGRLEYTEHQGRIKNAREAHSQIEKRRRDKMNSFIDELASLVPTCNAMSRKLDKLTVLRMAVQHMKTLRGATNPYTEANYKPTFLSDDELKHLILRAADGFLFVVGCDRGKILFVSESVFKILNYSQNDLIGQSLFDYLHPKDIAKVKEQLSSSDTAPRERLIDAKTGLPVKTDITPGPSRLCSGARRSFFCRMKCNRPSVKVEDKDFPSTCSKKKADRKSFCTIHSTGYLKSWPPTKMGLDEDNEPDNEGCNLSCLVAIGRLHSHMLPQPANGEIRVKSMEYVSRHAIDGKFVFVDQRATAILAYLPQELLGTSCYEYFHQDDIGHLAECHRQVLQTREKITTNCYKFKIKDGSFITLRSRWFSFMNPWTKEVEYIVSTNTVVLANVLEGGDPSFPQLTASPHSMDSMLPSGEGGPKRTHPTVPGIPGGTRAGAGKIGRMIAEEIMEIHRIRGSSPSSCGSSPLNITSTPPPDASSPGGKKILNGGTPDIPSSGLLPGQAQENPGYPYSDSSSILGENPHIGIDMIDNDQGSSSPSNDEAAMAVIMSLLEADAGLGGPVDFSDLPWPL, from the exons ATGTCCTTTCTGCTGAAGTTCACAGGTCAGATTTGGGGAGCATGGTGGCTGGAGGTCAGATGCCCACTAGGAGATGCTATGAGTAA CAT aGAAAGCATGGACACAGACAAAGATGACCCTCACGGAAG gtTAGAATACACAGAGCACCAAGGAAGAATCAAAAATGCAAG GGAAGCTCACAGTCAGATTGAAAAGAGGCGTCGGGATAAAATGAACAGTTTTATTGATGAACTGGCTTCTTTGGTACCAACGTGCAACGCGATGTCTAGGAAATTAGATAAACTTACTGTGCTGAGAATGGCTGTTCAGCACATGAAAACATTACGAG GTGCCACCAATCCATACACAGAAGCAAACTACAAGCCGACTTTTCTGTCAGATGATGAATTGAAACACCTTATTCTCAGG GCAGCAGATGGATTTTTGTTTGTCGTAGGATGTGACCGAGGGAAGATCCTCTTTGTGTCAGAGTCTGTCTTCAAGATCCTCAACTACAGCCAG AATGATCTGATTGGTCAGAGTTTGTTTGACTACCTGCATCCTAAAGATATCGCCAAAGTCAAGGAGCAGCTCTCCTCTTCTGACACTGCACCCCGGGAACGGCTCATAGATGCAAAAA CTGGACTTCCAGTTAAAACAGATATAACCCCTGGGCCATCTCGATTATGTTCTGGAGCACGGCGTTCTTTCTTCTGTAGGATGAAGTGTAACAGGCCTTCAGTAAAAGTGGAAGACAAGGATTTCCCCTCCACCTGCTCCAAGAAAAAAG CAGATcgaaaaagcttctgcacaatcCACAGCACAGGCTATCTGAAAAGCTGGCCGCCCACAAAGATGGGGCTGGACGAAGACAACGAGCCAGACAACGAGGGGTGTAACCTCAGCTGCCTCGTCGCCATCGGACGGCTGCACTCTCACATGCTTCCACAGCCGGCCAACGGGGAGATCAGGGTGAAGTCAATGGAGTATGTCTCCCGGCACGCGATAGACGGGAAGTTTGTTTTTGTAGACCAGAG ggCAACAGCTATTTTGGCATATTTACCACAGGAACTTCTAGGCACGTCGTGTTATGAGTATTTCCACCAAGACGACATAGGACATCTCGCAGAATGTCATAGGCAGG TTTTACAGACAAGAGAAAAAATTACCACTAATTGCTACAAGTTTAAAATCAAAGATGGTTCTTTCATCACACTACGGAGTCGGTGGTTCAGTTTCATGAACCCTTGGACCAAGGAAGTAGAGTACATTGTCTCCACCAACACCGTTGTTTT AGCCAACGTCCTGGAAGGCGGGGACCCCAGCTTCCCGCAGCTCACAGCGTCCCCCCACAGCATGGACAGCATGCTGCCCTCTGGAGAAG GTGGCCCGAAGAGGACCCACCCCACTGTTCCAGGGATTCCAGGGGGaaccagggctggggcaggaaaaATAGGTCGCATGATTGCTGAAGAAATCATGGAAATCCACAG GATAAGAGGGTCATCGCCTTCCAGCTGTGGCTCCAGCCCATTGAACATCACAAGTACACCTCCCCCTGATGCCTCTTCTCCAGGAGGCAAGAAG attttaaaTGGAGGGACTCCAGACATTCCTTCCAGTGGCCTACTACCAGGGCAGGCTCAGGAGAATCCAGGTTATCCATATTCTGATAGTTCTTCTATTCTTG GTGAAAACCCTCACATAGGCATAGACATGATAGACAACGATCAAGGCTCAAGTAGTCCCAGTAATGATGAAGCAGCAATGGCTGTCATAATGAGCCTCTTGGAAGCAGATGCTGGGCTTGGTGGCCCTGTTGACTTTAGCGACTTGCCATGGCCGCTGTAA
- the ARNTL gene encoding aryl hydrocarbon receptor nuclear translocator-like protein 1 isoform X1: MADQRMDISSTISDFMSPGATDLLSSPLGTGGVDCNRKRKGSSTDYQESMDTDKDDPHGRLEYTEHQGRIKNAREAHSQIEKRRRDKMNSFIDELASLVPTCNAMSRKLDKLTVLRMAVQHMKTLRGATNPYTEANYKPTFLSDDELKHLILRAADGFLFVVGCDRGKILFVSESVFKILNYSQNDLIGQSLFDYLHPKDIAKVKEQLSSSDTAPRERLIDAKTGLPVKTDITPGPSRLCSGARRSFFCRMKCNRPSVKVEDKDFPSTCSKKKADRKSFCTIHSTGYLKSWPPTKMGLDEDNEPDNEGCNLSCLVAIGRLHSHMLPQPANGEIRVKSMEYVSRHAIDGKFVFVDQRATAILAYLPQELLGTSCYEYFHQDDIGHLAECHRQVLQTREKITTNCYKFKIKDGSFITLRSRWFSFMNPWTKEVEYIVSTNTVVLANVLEGGDPSFPQLTASPHSMDSMLPSGEDSSVVGGPKRTHPTVPGIPGGTRAGAGKIGRMIAEEIMEIHRIRGSSPSSCGSSPLNITSTPPPDASSPGGKKILNGGTPDIPSSGLLPGQAQENPGYPYSDSSSILGENPHIGIDMIDNDQGSSSPSNDEAAMAVIMSLLEADAGLGGPVDFSDLPWPL, translated from the exons ATGGCCGACCAGAGAATGGACATTTCTTCAACAATCAGTGACTTCATGTCCCCAGGTGCCACCGACCTCCTCTCCAGCCCTCTGGGCACCGGTGGCGTGGATTGCAACCGGAAACGCAAGGGCAGCTCCACAGACTACCA aGAAAGCATGGACACAGACAAAGATGACCCTCACGGAAG gtTAGAATACACAGAGCACCAAGGAAGAATCAAAAATGCAAG GGAAGCTCACAGTCAGATTGAAAAGAGGCGTCGGGATAAAATGAACAGTTTTATTGATGAACTGGCTTCTTTGGTACCAACGTGCAACGCGATGTCTAGGAAATTAGATAAACTTACTGTGCTGAGAATGGCTGTTCAGCACATGAAAACATTACGAG GTGCCACCAATCCATACACAGAAGCAAACTACAAGCCGACTTTTCTGTCAGATGATGAATTGAAACACCTTATTCTCAGG GCAGCAGATGGATTTTTGTTTGTCGTAGGATGTGACCGAGGGAAGATCCTCTTTGTGTCAGAGTCTGTCTTCAAGATCCTCAACTACAGCCAG AATGATCTGATTGGTCAGAGTTTGTTTGACTACCTGCATCCTAAAGATATCGCCAAAGTCAAGGAGCAGCTCTCCTCTTCTGACACTGCACCCCGGGAACGGCTCATAGATGCAAAAA CTGGACTTCCAGTTAAAACAGATATAACCCCTGGGCCATCTCGATTATGTTCTGGAGCACGGCGTTCTTTCTTCTGTAGGATGAAGTGTAACAGGCCTTCAGTAAAAGTGGAAGACAAGGATTTCCCCTCCACCTGCTCCAAGAAAAAAG CAGATcgaaaaagcttctgcacaatcCACAGCACAGGCTATCTGAAAAGCTGGCCGCCCACAAAGATGGGGCTGGACGAAGACAACGAGCCAGACAACGAGGGGTGTAACCTCAGCTGCCTCGTCGCCATCGGACGGCTGCACTCTCACATGCTTCCACAGCCGGCCAACGGGGAGATCAGGGTGAAGTCAATGGAGTATGTCTCCCGGCACGCGATAGACGGGAAGTTTGTTTTTGTAGACCAGAG ggCAACAGCTATTTTGGCATATTTACCACAGGAACTTCTAGGCACGTCGTGTTATGAGTATTTCCACCAAGACGACATAGGACATCTCGCAGAATGTCATAGGCAGG TTTTACAGACAAGAGAAAAAATTACCACTAATTGCTACAAGTTTAAAATCAAAGATGGTTCTTTCATCACACTACGGAGTCGGTGGTTCAGTTTCATGAACCCTTGGACCAAGGAAGTAGAGTACATTGTCTCCACCAACACCGTTGTTTT AGCCAACGTCCTGGAAGGCGGGGACCCCAGCTTCCCGCAGCTCACAGCGTCCCCCCACAGCATGGACAGCATGCTGCCCTCTGGAGAAG ATTCCTCTGTTGTAGGTGGCCCGAAGAGGACCCACCCCACTGTTCCAGGGATTCCAGGGGGaaccagggctggggcaggaaaaATAGGTCGCATGATTGCTGAAGAAATCATGGAAATCCACAG GATAAGAGGGTCATCGCCTTCCAGCTGTGGCTCCAGCCCATTGAACATCACAAGTACACCTCCCCCTGATGCCTCTTCTCCAGGAGGCAAGAAG attttaaaTGGAGGGACTCCAGACATTCCTTCCAGTGGCCTACTACCAGGGCAGGCTCAGGAGAATCCAGGTTATCCATATTCTGATAGTTCTTCTATTCTTG GTGAAAACCCTCACATAGGCATAGACATGATAGACAACGATCAAGGCTCAAGTAGTCCCAGTAATGATGAAGCAGCAATGGCTGTCATAATGAGCCTCTTGGAAGCAGATGCTGGGCTTGGTGGCCCTGTTGACTTTAGCGACTTGCCATGGCCGCTGTAA
- the ARNTL gene encoding aryl hydrocarbon receptor nuclear translocator-like protein 1 isoform X4, which yields MADQRMDISSTISDFMSPGATDLLSSPLGTGGVDCNRKRKGSSTDYQESMDTDKDDPHGRLEYTEHQGRIKNAREAHSQIEKRRRDKMNSFIDELASLVPTCNAMSRKLDKLTVLRMAVQHMKTLRGATNPYTEANYKPTFLSDDELKHLILRAADGFLFVVGCDRGKILFVSESVFKILNYSQNDLIGQSLFDYLHPKDIAKVKEQLSSSDTAPRERLIDAKTGLPVKTDITPGPSRLCSGARRSFFCRMKCNRPSVKVEDKDFPSTCSKKKDRKSFCTIHSTGYLKSWPPTKMGLDEDNEPDNEGCNLSCLVAIGRLHSHMLPQPANGEIRVKSMEYVSRHAIDGKFVFVDQRATAILAYLPQELLGTSCYEYFHQDDIGHLAECHRQVLQTREKITTNCYKFKIKDGSFITLRSRWFSFMNPWTKEVEYIVSTNTVVLANVLEGGDPSFPQLTASPHSMDSMLPSGEGGPKRTHPTVPGIPGGTRAGAGKIGRMIAEEIMEIHRIRGSSPSSCGSSPLNITSTPPPDASSPGGKKILNGGTPDIPSSGLLPGQAQENPGYPYSDSSSILGENPHIGIDMIDNDQGSSSPSNDEAAMAVIMSLLEADAGLGGPVDFSDLPWPL from the exons ATGGCCGACCAGAGAATGGACATTTCTTCAACAATCAGTGACTTCATGTCCCCAGGTGCCACCGACCTCCTCTCCAGCCCTCTGGGCACCGGTGGCGTGGATTGCAACCGGAAACGCAAGGGCAGCTCCACAGACTACCA aGAAAGCATGGACACAGACAAAGATGACCCTCACGGAAG gtTAGAATACACAGAGCACCAAGGAAGAATCAAAAATGCAAG GGAAGCTCACAGTCAGATTGAAAAGAGGCGTCGGGATAAAATGAACAGTTTTATTGATGAACTGGCTTCTTTGGTACCAACGTGCAACGCGATGTCTAGGAAATTAGATAAACTTACTGTGCTGAGAATGGCTGTTCAGCACATGAAAACATTACGAG GTGCCACCAATCCATACACAGAAGCAAACTACAAGCCGACTTTTCTGTCAGATGATGAATTGAAACACCTTATTCTCAGG GCAGCAGATGGATTTTTGTTTGTCGTAGGATGTGACCGAGGGAAGATCCTCTTTGTGTCAGAGTCTGTCTTCAAGATCCTCAACTACAGCCAG AATGATCTGATTGGTCAGAGTTTGTTTGACTACCTGCATCCTAAAGATATCGCCAAAGTCAAGGAGCAGCTCTCCTCTTCTGACACTGCACCCCGGGAACGGCTCATAGATGCAAAAA CTGGACTTCCAGTTAAAACAGATATAACCCCTGGGCCATCTCGATTATGTTCTGGAGCACGGCGTTCTTTCTTCTGTAGGATGAAGTGTAACAGGCCTTCAGTAAAAGTGGAAGACAAGGATTTCCCCTCCACCTGCTCCAAGAAAAAAG ATcgaaaaagcttctgcacaatcCACAGCACAGGCTATCTGAAAAGCTGGCCGCCCACAAAGATGGGGCTGGACGAAGACAACGAGCCAGACAACGAGGGGTGTAACCTCAGCTGCCTCGTCGCCATCGGACGGCTGCACTCTCACATGCTTCCACAGCCGGCCAACGGGGAGATCAGGGTGAAGTCAATGGAGTATGTCTCCCGGCACGCGATAGACGGGAAGTTTGTTTTTGTAGACCAGAG ggCAACAGCTATTTTGGCATATTTACCACAGGAACTTCTAGGCACGTCGTGTTATGAGTATTTCCACCAAGACGACATAGGACATCTCGCAGAATGTCATAGGCAGG TTTTACAGACAAGAGAAAAAATTACCACTAATTGCTACAAGTTTAAAATCAAAGATGGTTCTTTCATCACACTACGGAGTCGGTGGTTCAGTTTCATGAACCCTTGGACCAAGGAAGTAGAGTACATTGTCTCCACCAACACCGTTGTTTT AGCCAACGTCCTGGAAGGCGGGGACCCCAGCTTCCCGCAGCTCACAGCGTCCCCCCACAGCATGGACAGCATGCTGCCCTCTGGAGAAG GTGGCCCGAAGAGGACCCACCCCACTGTTCCAGGGATTCCAGGGGGaaccagggctggggcaggaaaaATAGGTCGCATGATTGCTGAAGAAATCATGGAAATCCACAG GATAAGAGGGTCATCGCCTTCCAGCTGTGGCTCCAGCCCATTGAACATCACAAGTACACCTCCCCCTGATGCCTCTTCTCCAGGAGGCAAGAAG attttaaaTGGAGGGACTCCAGACATTCCTTCCAGTGGCCTACTACCAGGGCAGGCTCAGGAGAATCCAGGTTATCCATATTCTGATAGTTCTTCTATTCTTG GTGAAAACCCTCACATAGGCATAGACATGATAGACAACGATCAAGGCTCAAGTAGTCCCAGTAATGATGAAGCAGCAATGGCTGTCATAATGAGCCTCTTGGAAGCAGATGCTGGGCTTGGTGGCCCTGTTGACTTTAGCGACTTGCCATGGCCGCTGTAA